Proteins found in one bacterium genomic segment:
- a CDS encoding ATP-dependent Clp protease ATP-binding subunit — translation MTGAMTRDSPCFLPPLVGKPLAGCLLWPAGQAAGGPDTVSTATKSTLDPSKKSLAAERFEQQLRERIVGQDRAVERIARLYQVFLAGLFPPNRPIGNFLFLGPTGSGKTRIVEAASEILFGTANAVLKVDCAEYAHSHEISRLIGSPPGYLGHRETTPYFSQANLERYRTPEMDFTFLLFDEIEKASDTLWSLLLGILDKGRLTLGDNTEVDMTRTVIFMTGNIGADRIDRLIEGGIGFGDREAELNAPGFDHQIYATVLDAARRKFSPEFMNRIDSVVVFRNLTPEHMRRILDIELGQLQRRIMQAAGEVKFSFELTDAAKALLLAEGVDRKYGARHIKRAIERFLVYPLANLVATGQLRYGDHLLVDCGDAGQLRFQKGAPRLRIVSEAAPVA, via the coding sequence CGTCGGCAAGCCCTTGGCAGGCTGCTTGCTGTGGCCGGCCGGACAGGCAGCAGGAGGTCCCGACACCGTGAGCACGGCAACGAAGAGCACGCTCGATCCGAGCAAGAAGTCCCTGGCCGCCGAGCGATTCGAGCAGCAGTTGCGCGAGCGGATCGTCGGGCAGGATCGGGCCGTCGAGAGAATCGCGCGGCTCTATCAGGTCTTCCTCGCCGGCCTCTTCCCGCCGAACCGCCCGATCGGCAACTTCCTCTTCCTCGGCCCGACCGGCAGCGGCAAGACCCGCATCGTGGAAGCGGCCAGCGAGATCCTCTTCGGAACCGCCAACGCCGTCCTCAAGGTGGACTGCGCGGAGTACGCGCACAGTCACGAGATCAGCCGTCTGATCGGTTCACCCCCGGGCTACCTCGGCCACCGCGAGACGACGCCCTACTTCTCGCAGGCGAATCTCGAGCGCTATCGCACGCCGGAGATGGACTTCACCTTCCTGCTCTTCGACGAGATCGAGAAGGCGAGCGATACGCTCTGGAGCCTGCTGCTCGGGATCCTCGACAAGGGCCGCCTGACCCTCGGCGACAACACCGAGGTCGACATGACCCGCACGGTCATCTTCATGACGGGCAACATCGGCGCCGACCGCATCGACCGCCTGATCGAGGGTGGCATCGGCTTCGGCGATCGCGAAGCGGAGCTGAACGCGCCCGGCTTCGACCACCAGATCTACGCGACGGTGCTCGATGCCGCCCGCCGCAAGTTCTCCCCGGAGTTCATGAACCGCATCGACAGCGTCGTCGTCTTCCGCAACCTGACGCCGGAGCACATGCGCCGCATCCTGGACATCGAGCTGGGCCAGCTCCAGCGCCGGATCATGCAGGCGGCCGGCGAGGTCAAGTTCTCCTTCGAGCTCACCGACGCCGCCAAGGCCCTGCTCCTGGCCGAGGGCGTGGACCGCAAGTACGGCGCGCGCCACATCAAGCGCGCCATCGAGCGCTTCCTGGTCTACCCGCTGGCGAATCTGGTCGCCACGGGGCAACTCCGCTACGGCGACCATCTCCTCGTCGACTGCGGGGACGCAGGTCAGCTCCGCTTCCAGAAGGGCGCCCCACGTCTGCGGATCGTCAGCGAGGCGGCGCCCGTCGCCTGA